From one Desulfurobacterium thermolithotrophum DSM 11699 genomic stretch:
- the pgeF gene encoding peptidoglycan editing factor PgeF — MKYEIFISEKPKDGREINEIKGIPVLKPIQVHGTNIVFVGRSVPFNLQADAIVTDSKNYWIGVLTADCLPVFLVGEGVVGVVHAGWRGTLKGIVFNTVKYISEFSAVKKAILGVSICSQCYEVGEDVYSLYPKEYSKCFKKLKNSKFLFDLKEANKIQLKAAGVHEIEDIKKCTVCNNDIFHSYRAEKTDKRILSAIRII; from the coding sequence ATGAAGTATGAAATATTCATTTCTGAAAAACCAAAAGACGGGCGTGAAATAAATGAAATTAAGGGAATACCTGTTTTAAAACCTATTCAAGTTCATGGAACTAACATTGTTTTTGTGGGTCGCTCTGTTCCGTTCAATCTTCAGGCAGATGCCATAGTTACAGATAGTAAGAACTACTGGATAGGGGTTTTAACTGCCGACTGTCTTCCTGTTTTTCTTGTGGGAGAAGGAGTTGTAGGTGTTGTTCATGCTGGTTGGAGAGGAACTCTTAAAGGAATTGTCTTTAATACTGTAAAGTATATTTCTGAGTTTTCTGCTGTTAAAAAGGCTATCTTGGGAGTTTCTATTTGCAGTCAATGTTACGAAGTAGGAGAGGATGTTTACTCTCTTTACCCAAAAGAGTATTCCAAATGTTTTAAAAAGTTAAAAAACAGCAAATTTCTTTTTGACCTTAAGGAGGCAAATAAGATTCAACTAAAAGCTGCAGGAGTCCATGAAATAGAAGACATTAAAAAATGTACCGTTTGTAATAATGATATTTTCCATTCCTATAGAGCAGAAAAAACAGACAAGAGAATACTTTCGGCAATAAGGATTATTTAA